AATTATTAAATATATGAGATAATTAAAAAATAAAAAGTAAATAATAAATAGAAAGGAGGATGGCTCTTATTACCCATCTTAGCAAAGGGGTTTTAGAGTCATATTTTTAAATGAAAATTATTAGTCCTGAAAATATTAGAAATGTTAGTATTGTTGGTCATAGTGGAACTGGAAAAACATCGCTAGTAGAATCAATTTTATTTGATTGTGATGAAATAAATAGAAGAGGTAGTGTTGAAAAGGGAACTACTACAACAGACTTTGAACCTGAGGAGATTAAGAGAACTATAAGTATAGATAATTCCATTGCTCCATGTAATTTGAAAGATCACAAGATCAATATTTTAGATACACCTGGATATTTAGACTTTGTGGGAGAGCTTCTAAACTCACTTAGAGTATGTGATGGAGTTGTCCTTCTATGTGATTCTATTGTTGGTGTTGAGGTTGGAACTGAAAAAATCTGGACATACTGTGAAAATTTAGAAATTCCCATAATTATTACCATTAACAAAATAGATAGAGAAAGTACTGATTTTTATAAAGTTTTGGATCAATTAAGAAATATCTATGGATCACAGGTAGTTGCACTAAATCTACCAATAGGAAAAGAAGATGATTTTAAAGGATGGGTAAATTTATTAGAACAAAAAGCATTCATATACGAATCTGAGAAAAAAATTAAAGATACAGAAATTCCTGAGGAAATGATAGAAAAGGTAAAAAGTCTTAGAGAGAATTTAATTGAAACAATTGTAGAGACTAATGATGAGATGCTTATGAAATATCTTGATGGTGAAGAACTTTCTCAAGATGAACTTAAAGAAGCATTGGGAAGTGCTGTAAAAAATAGAAAAATATTTCCTGTTACTTGTAGTTCAGGATTAAAAAACATAGGCACAGAACCAATATTAGACATGATAATTGATCTTCTCCCCTCACCTTTAGAAGTTGCAAAAATATCAGGTAAAGACCCTAAATCAAAAGAGGATAAAAAAATAGAAGCTTCACCCAAATCACCATTTCTAGCATATGTTTATAAAACTATGGTTGATCCTTTTGTGGGAAAATTATCTATGTTCAGAATTTACACTGGTGAGATAAATTCCAATTCTGTTGTTTTTAATGCAAATAATAAAAAGAGTGTAAAACTTAGTAATATGTACATTACAAAAGGTAAAACTCAGACACAAATAGATAAAGCTTCTATTGGAGACTTTGTTGCGGTATCAAAATTAGAACATATTTCAACCGGAGATACTCTATGTGACTCTAAAAATCCAATAGTACTTGCAAAAGTTGATTATCCTCCTTCAATGGAAAATACTGCAATTGCACCATTATTAAAAGGTGATGAAGAAAAAATATCAAATGGACTCAGTAAGTTAATGGAAGAAGATCCTACATTCTCACATGGGATGAATTTTGAAACAAAACAGCACCTGATATACGGAATGGGAGATGTTCATCTTTCTGTAATAATAGACAAATTAAAAAGAAAATTTGGTGTAGGAGTAAAACTTATAAAGCCTAAAGTAGCATATAAAGAAACAGTAAGAAAAACAGTTAAAGTAGAAGGAAAATATAAGAAACAATCAGGCGGAAGAGGTCAATATGGTCACGTTTGGTTAGAAGTGAAACCTCTTGATAGGGGCACAGGTTTCGAGTTTATTGAAACTATATTTGGTGGAGCGATACCAAAAGGTTATATACAGGGAGTTGAAAAAGGAGTAAGAGCTGCATTACAGGAAGGTGCAATAGCTGGATATCCTGTTACAGATATTAGTGTTAATTTATATGATGGTTCATATCATTCAGTAGATTCATCAGAAATAGCATTTAAAATAGCATCAGCAATGGCTTTTAGAAAAGGAGTTCTCGATGGAAATCCTGTTCTACTTGAACCAATCATGGAAGTTGAGGTTGAGATTCCTGATGACTATGTTGGGGATATTATGGGTGACCTTAATGCAAGAAGAGGAAAGATATTGGGTATAGAACCTGAAAAAAATATAAAAAAAATAAAAGCTTTGGTTCCACAAGCAGAAATGTTTAATTATTCAAAAGATTTGAGGTCAATAACTCGAGGAAGAGGCAGTTTCAGTATGAATATATCACATTCAGAGGAAGTACCACCTCATATTCAAGAAAAAGTGATAGAAGAATCAAAAAAAGAAAAAATTAATTAAATAACCTTTGAAAGATTTGGGCATAGTTTCTTGACTAAATGTCTTCGAAACCATGCCACAAATCTACTAATAAAAATTAATTTTAAAAAATAAATTTTAATATTGTTTTATTGAGAAGAACAATATTTATGAT
This DNA window, taken from Actinomycetota bacterium, encodes the following:
- the fusA gene encoding elongation factor G, yielding MKIISPENIRNVSIVGHSGTGKTSLVESILFDCDEINRRGSVEKGTTTTDFEPEEIKRTISIDNSIAPCNLKDHKINILDTPGYLDFVGELLNSLRVCDGVVLLCDSIVGVEVGTEKIWTYCENLEIPIIITINKIDRESTDFYKVLDQLRNIYGSQVVALNLPIGKEDDFKGWVNLLEQKAFIYESEKKIKDTEIPEEMIEKVKSLRENLIETIVETNDEMLMKYLDGEELSQDELKEALGSAVKNRKIFPVTCSSGLKNIGTEPILDMIIDLLPSPLEVAKISGKDPKSKEDKKIEASPKSPFLAYVYKTMVDPFVGKLSMFRIYTGEINSNSVVFNANNKKSVKLSNMYITKGKTQTQIDKASIGDFVAVSKLEHISTGDTLCDSKNPIVLAKVDYPPSMENTAIAPLLKGDEEKISNGLSKLMEEDPTFSHGMNFETKQHLIYGMGDVHLSVIIDKLKRKFGVGVKLIKPKVAYKETVRKTVKVEGKYKKQSGGRGQYGHVWLEVKPLDRGTGFEFIETIFGGAIPKGYIQGVEKGVRAALQEGAIAGYPVTDISVNLYDGSYHSVDSSEIAFKIASAMAFRKGVLDGNPVLLEPIMEVEVEIPDDYVGDIMGDLNARRGKILGIEPEKNIKKIKALVPQAEMFNYSKDLRSITRGRGSFSMNISHSEEVPPHIQEKVIEESKKEKIN